The following nucleotide sequence is from Nothobranchius furzeri strain GRZ-AD chromosome 11, NfurGRZ-RIMD1, whole genome shotgun sequence.
CTGTGCACACATGTGCATGCCATGTGTGCACGTTTTAGTATTTTTACTCGTATATGAACATTGTGTGCACTGACACGCTTTTGTGTGTATTAAAAAGTCAGTGTATGTCTACATGTCTTTTGGGAGGGAGTgtcaaatttaatttaatttttagtACATTTCAAGTTCAAGTTCGAATTAGTAAACGTCATAAAATTATAACGCGTCAAAGCTCTTTTTTTATGTGAAAAAGGATTTTCCTCCCAGAAGGTAAAAGTAAATTCTCAAATATTTTATATAATTGTTttcattataattatttattatacAACACTGCAAAAGACTAAAAGCAAATGTTTTTTTCACCCCGTATGAGCATGCAATGCAACTCAAGCCCAGATCATAACCAGACCACCCCTGTGCTAATCAGCTTTACTGATTAGCTTTTTACAGAATTTTCACCAAATTTTGCCTTCTAATTTAATTTTTAAGGCCAGATGGGAAATATTATACTATGCTTTTTCGTTGTGAATTACTAATAAAACAACAAAGAGTAAATTTTCATTCTGGGAAAATGTTCCAATATTTTCCAGTTTGCATATCGGCTGTTTAAAGGATTTGGGgatacaataaaacatttcaggtTAGGTTTTGAATTTAATTATAAACTAGTTCATTGCTGTGCAGATTCACATTTACCCAATCTTTTTAAAATTCTGTTTCCGTGCATTTAAATGAAACAGTTCACAGTTGAAGAACACTATTCAAGCctttaaaaaagtatttttccacagaaaacagTGGCAGCCGGTGGCTATTGTAACTGAGGAGGCGGACCGAACAACATTCATGAGTGTGAAGGTGCATGTGCACACATCCACACAGTTGTTTTAAGTCCATTACTTAACAGGATTCTAATGATTAAAGGCTCAAAGTGATTGATACAGAACCAAGCTCGCGACAGTTCTTTCCTAATTCTGACCTTCAGACAATACATCAGCTGAGCTCAACTTCTTAGATTaaaattgtcaataaaagctgAAATTAGGCAACAAATCCAAACAAAGGTCTTGCCTCTGGGTGAGAAAATGAAGGGTTTCAGTTTTCAtgcaaagaagaagaataagaaaaactCTTGTTTTTTTTATCATAGTTTAACTCCTCATCTATCTGCTAATTTAAGTAATGCTTGCACCTCCCACATGTCCCCCGTAGATACAACTGTATTTATGTGTGTTATTAGAGTAAGGCAGTAACTAAATGATAAACATCATGCAAAGAAAGATCAAAAATGAAATGAGGTTGTCTTGACAGCTGAGTAATATCTCTAGGCAAGCTCTTCCTCATTTAAGACAGCAGAGTTTCATTTAGCCTTGTATTCAGCcccatttatttgtttgttttatacTATTGTCTCCAAGCCAATATTTTTGACTGTAAGGCATGAGCTGAGGTCATTCTTCTTGCACTGTCTTCTTCTCGTGTACCCTGGGAGGCACTACGAGATCGGGCAGATCCGCCTCCTCTGTGGAGGAGGGCACTGCACCGAGTCACTCATCCTCCCTCAAACCACAGAGAAAGAAAACATTGAGACATGGATGAGAGAAAAAAGCAAGTAAATAAGGCAAGGTTTGCTCCTTGAGTGAAATGTGCGTGCAGAGTGGGCACTTTGCCAGGGGTGGGAGGTTTCCGGGAGGGCCACGGTGTGGAGGTGGGCTCTCAATGTGCCGCTTTCAGCAGTTTGGAGGGGCAAGGGAATGGCCTCCGACCCCATCTGTTTCCTGAAGATAGGCCCTGATGGGTGTAAGTGCTCTGAGAGGGCATGATATCCTGACAAAGGGCAGAGCTcacagcaagagagagagagagagagagagagagagagagagggagagactgGATCCTGGAAAGAGCTCTTGTTTTCCTCTGTCCCTCACAAATCTTTGCCGTTTCCTCTTGTTTTTCCCATTCCAAGTTATGGCCATTAGACCGTTTCTTTTTTCCTGAAGGGGCTGGGATTACGTTGTTATTTGGGTAAGGAAGTTTGCAGCCCTTAGAGCTCGACAGCGGGAAGAAGTGGTGTGTAACCCTTTGAACCTGTGGAAATTAGTGTTCTGTGTTTTCCATTCATATCAGCGCACAATGAACCATTGGATTGGAATGTTGGCAAGCTATTTACGTGGGTACACTTTAGAGTCATTGTGAAAGAGAACAGAGACTGTTGCATTAGCTGACTGGCTTAAGTCTCCACACCTGCTCGACCTTGAGTGAAATAGTTAGCAACCCGGTTTCCCTTTCCCTGTCCTCTCCATGAAGCTCATATCCTCACACCAGCCTCATGACATCCTCATCAATCCAGGATCAGCTGTGATACAACACAGCACCCATGCATTCAGACAAATATGGTAATATGGCATGTGTTATAATCTGATATCTGCTGACTGATGTTCTGAAACGCACATATTTCATGAAACTCATCCCTTTTGCAGCAGCAAATTCCCAAAATGGGAGTCTAAGTTGCACATTTAATCTTctctttgctgtttttttttcaagTCTTTTGAaggggttctttttttaaaaaaaaatattccaGTGAGTGTTCAGGAATAATAGAAATGTTCTAATTTACCTCATGCAGGGCTTACATCCTAAAGTACACCCATTGTCTTGTGTTGGCTTTAAATGCCAGAGAGAGTGTGTTTTGAGTCACAGTGGGCTAAGCCATTACATGGCCACATACAAGGTTAATTGTGGTAAAAGTATTTCCACTTATTCTCTCCTCTAATTATACTTTAAATTGCATATTTAAATTTAACTTTTCAGATAACACCTAAGGAGAGCTATTGTTTCCGCTGAAGCtgctgaagaaaaaaaacatgatgTACACTGAAAAGAATTAAAAATTCATACTCCACAAGTTTATAATAACCATGGCAAATAACACCACGGTGGTCCACCTTTGCTATTCAAATGAGTGAGTCTAATATATTTGCACAACAGTTATAAAAGATTAACTCTCTAATTTACTCTTTATTTTTccttcatttttttctgatttGCACTGCTTTCTGTCATCTTCTCCAGACGGCGCTGATCTTGAGGATGACCCTTCATGTTCTTGGCCTGCATCATCTCCCTCCAGTAAAGACCAGACTTCTCCAGGACATTGTGAAGACTATGAATTTGGAGAGGAGGAAGGAGGCCCTGGCCTGCCATATCCATGCCAGTTCTGTGACAAGTCCTTCAGTCGCTTAAGCTTTCTCAAGCGTCACGAACAAAGTCACGGAGATAAACTCCCTTTCAGCTGCACCTTTTGCAGCCGCCTGTTTAAGCACAAGCGCAGCCGAGATCGGCACGTGAAGCTACATACCGGTGATAAGAAGTACCACTGTGGTGAGTGTGACTCTGCTTTCTCTCGCAGTGATCACCTCAAAATCCACATGAAAACCCACGCCTCCAACAAACCCCACAAGTGCCCCGTGTGCCGTCGAGGCTTCCTTTCCTCTAGCTCGCTCCACGGCCACATGCAAGTACATGAGCGGGGAAAAGACGGCAGCAGCTCAAGCTTTTCTAGAGCCGAGGAATGGAAGCTGAAAGAAACCCGGAAATGCAGTCGATGCGAGGAAGGCTTTGACGTTCCGGAGGAGCTCCAGCGGCACATCGCAGAGTGTCACCCTGAGTGCTCTCCGTTAGAAGATGGAGGTCTGGGTGCCACCTTGCAGTGCATCTACTGCCATGAGCCCTTTAGTGATGAGGGCACTCTGCTGACCCACATTGACCAGGCCCATAGTAGAGATAGAAAGGGTCACACCTGTGCTATCTGCTCTGAGCACTTTCTCTCTGTTGAGGACCTCTATGCTCACATGGATATCCACCAGCTCCCTGAATCCAGTAACCATAGTAACAGCCCCTCAATGCTTACTGTGGGCTACACCTCAGTCTCTAGCACTACTCCTGACTCCAATCTTTCTGTTGACAGTTCCACGATGGTGGAAACGGCACCACCTGTGGCCAAGACAAGAGGGAGGAGAAAGAGAGCTGCTCAAAACGCATCTGACTTAGGAGGGCGTTCCTCCAAACAACCCAAAGTCTCTTACAGTTGCATGTACTGTAACAAACAAGTATTCTCCAGCTTGGCTGTACTTCATATCCACCTAAGAACCATGCATCTGGACAAGCCAGAGCAAGCTCACACTTGCCAGTTTTGCTTAGAGGTTTTGCCCTCTTTACTAAATTTAAACGAACATCTTAAACAGGTCCACAATGCAGAAGACCATGCAGCCCTATTAGCCAGCCTGCCGGATGCCCTCCTTCAGTGTAATTTTTGCCCTGAGGTATTAAGTGACTTAAATGCCCTCCAGGAACACATCCGCTGTTCCCATGGATTCCCCAGTCCTGTTGCAAAGGAGAGCAATGCCTTCTTCTGCCCCCAGTGCTTTATGGGGTTCCTGACAGAGGCTACCTTGGAGGAGCATGTTCGTCAAACCCACTGTGATGGAGGAAGCTTGCGCTTTGACTCCCCTTTGGCTGTGACTCCCAAGGAACCCATAGTAGAGGTTTACTCTTGTTCATATTGCACCAACTCACCCATCTTCAACAGTGTTTTGAAGCTAAACAAGCACATTAAGGAGAATCACAAGAACATTCCTCTGGCTCTGAACTACATCAACAATGGAAAGAAATCCCTGCGCACTCTGAGCCCTTCTTCACCAATATCTGTGGAACAAACCTCCATACTGAAACAAGGCAACTCAGCCTCACGAGCCACCAGTGAGTTCATATGCAATCAGTGTGGAGCCAAGTACACAAGCTTAGACCTTTTCCAGACTCATCTCAAAACTCATCTGGACGGTCTACAACCCCAGCTCACATGTCCGCAGTGCAACAAAGAGTTTCCCAACCAAGAGTCTCTACTGAAGCATGTGACAATTCACTTCACCATTACCTCCACGTATTACATATGTGAGAGCTGTGACAAGCAGTTCACTTCGGTGGATGATCTGCAGAAGCACCTTCTTGACATGCATACTTTTGTGTTCTTTCGCTGCACACTTTGCCAGGAGGTGTTTGACTCTAAAGTATCTACCCAACTCCACCTGGCTGTGAAGCACAGCAATGAGAAAAAGGTGTATCGTTGCACATCTTGCAACTGGGACTTCAGACATGAGACTGATCTACAGCTTCATGTCAAACACAGCCATCTGGAGAATCAAGGCCGTGCCCACCGCTGCATTTTTTGCGGGGAGTCCTTTGGCACAGAGGTGGAGCTGCAGTGCCACATCACTACTCACAGCAAGAAATACAACTGTCGCTTCTGCAGTAAGGCCTTCCATGCTATTGTTCTCCTGGAGAAGCATTTAAGGGAGAAACATTGTGTGTTTGAGGGAAAGGCCCAAAACTGTGGCACTAATGGATCTACTTTAAGTGGTGGAGAAGGCCAACCCAAAGAGGACACTGAAATACAAAATATTTTGACTAACAGTCATGGTCCAGGAGCAGGAGGAGCATCTGCTGTAGAAACCCAGAACAGTCATGATGGAAGTGAGGAAGAAGTAGACACTGCAGAGCCCATGTATGGATGTGAAATATGTGGGGCATCTTACACTATGGAGTCACTCCTAACTAACCACCAGTTAAGAGATCACAACATCCGCCCTGGTGAAAGTGCAATGATCAAAAGGAAAGCTGAAATGATCAAGGGCAACCACAAGTGCAATGTCTGTTCCCGTACCTTCTTCTCTGAGGCTGGGCTGAGAGAACATATGCAGACCCACCTTGGGCCTGTTAAACACTACATGTGCCCCATCTGCGGGGAACGCTTCCCATCTTTGCTCACCTTGACAGAGCATAAGGTCACCCATAGCAAGAGTCTGGACACAGGCAGCTGCCGTATCTGTAAGATGCCACTGCAGAGTGAAGAGGACTTCCTGGAGCACTGCCAGATGCACCCTGACCTGAGGAACTCTCTGACAGGTTTCCGGTGTGTGGTGTGCATGCAGACAGTGACCTCCACATTGGAGCTCAAGATCCACGGTACTTTCCACATGCAGAAGACAGGAA
It contains:
- the znf521 gene encoding zinc finger protein 521 isoform X6, with the translated sequence MNGADLEDDPSCSWPASSPSSKDQTSPGHCEDYEFGEEEGGPGLPYPCQFCDKSFSRLSFLKRHEQSHGDKLPFSCTFCSRLFKHKRSRDRHVKLHTGDKKYHCGECDSAFSRSDHLKIHMKTHASNKPHKCPVCRRGFLSSSSLHGHMQVHERGKDGSSSSFSRAEEWKLKETRKCSRCEEGFDVPEELQRHIAECHPECSPLEDGGLGATLQCIYCHEPFSDEGTLLTHIDQAHSRDRKGHTCAICSEHFLSVEDLYAHMDIHQLPESSNHSNSPSMLTVGYTSVSSTTPDSNLSVDSSTMVETAPPVAKTRGRRKRAAQNASDLGGRSSKQPKVSYSCMYCNKQVFSSLAVLHIHLRTMHLDKPEQAHTCQFCLEVLPSLLNLNEHLKQVHNAEDHAALLASLPDALLQCNFCPEVLSDLNALQEHIRCSHGFPSPVAKESNAFFCPQCFMGFLTEATLEEHVRQTHCDGGSLRFDSPLAVTPKEPIVEVYSCSYCTNSPIFNSVLKLNKHIKENHKNIPLALNYINNGKKSLRTLSPSSPISVEQTSILKQGNSASRATSEFICNQCGAKYTSLDLFQTHLKTHLDGLQPQLTCPQCNKEFPNQESLLKHVTIHFTITSTYYICESCDKQFTSVDDLQKHLLDMHTFVFFRCTLCQEVFDSKVSTQLHLAVKHSNEKKVYRCTSCNWDFRHETDLQLHVKHSHLENQGRAHRCIFCGESFGTEVELQCHITTHSKKYNCRFCSKAFHAIVLLEKHLREKHCVFEGKAQNCGTNGSTLSGGEGQPKEDTEIQNILTNSHGPGAGGASAVETQNSHDGSEEEVDTAEPMYGCEICGASYTMESLLTNHQLRDHNIRPGESAMIKRKAEMIKGNHKCNVCSRTFFSEAGLREHMQTHLGPVKHYMCPICGERFPSLLTLTEHKVTHSKSLDTGSCRICKMPLQSEEDFLEHCQMHPDLRNSLTGFRCVVCMQTVTSTLELKIHGTFHMQKTGTMSSSQPLARNNVISQNQQSHHVQKFFKCASCLKDFRSKQDLVKMDINGLPYGLCASCVTAAGSKSSSPTVNGGRQQHQGGATTPASSAVAWVQGESLSPGDGKGKGVSSSSSSSSTSSSSAVKTRCSSCNVKFESEAELQNHVQTVHREQAGESNSGQLKTPQVSPMPRASPSQTEEKKTYQCIKCQMVFYSEWDIQVHVANHMLGSQVSGSHHQIEEGLNHECKLCSQSFDSPAKLQCHLIEHSFEGMGGTFKCPVCFTVFVQANKLQQHIFSAHGQEDKIYDCSQCPQKFFFQTELQNHTLTQHSS
- the znf521 gene encoding zinc finger protein 521 isoform X1, translating into MSRRKQAKPRSLKVEDNVTEDQHSPGQTAIPSDPEGALERVAEDGEARHLRKRLLSPEEGEEGEEEDEEPALHSCDSCRQVFESLSDLTEHKINQCQLTDGADLEDDPSCSWPASSPSSKDQTSPGHCEDYEFGEEEGGPGLPYPCQFCDKSFSRLSFLKRHEQSHGDKLPFSCTFCSRLFKHKRSRDRHVKLHTGDKKYHCGECDSAFSRSDHLKIHMKTHASNKPHKCPVCRRGFLSSSSLHGHMQVHERGKDGSSSSFSRAEEWKLKETRKCSRCEEGFDVPEELQRHIAECHPECSPLEDGGLGATLQCIYCHEPFSDEGTLLTHIDQAHSRDRKGHTCAICSEHFLSVEDLYAHMDIHQLPESSNHSNSPSMLTVGYTSVSSTTPDSNLSVDSSTMVETAPPVAKTRGRRKRAAQNASDLGGRSSKQPKVSYSCMYCNKQVFSSLAVLHIHLRTMHLDKPEQAHTCQFCLEVLPSLLNLNEHLKQVHNAEDHAALLASLPDALLQCNFCPEVLSDLNALQEHIRCSHGFPSPVAKESNAFFCPQCFMGFLTEATLEEHVRQTHCDGGSLRFDSPLAVTPKEPIVEVYSCSYCTNSPIFNSVLKLNKHIKENHKNIPLALNYINNGKKSLRTLSPSSPISVEQTSILKQGNSASRATSEFICNQCGAKYTSLDLFQTHLKTHLDGLQPQLTCPQCNKEFPNQESLLKHVTIHFTITSTYYICESCDKQFTSVDDLQKHLLDMHTFVFFRCTLCQEVFDSKVSTQLHLAVKHSNEKKVYRCTSCNWDFRHETDLQLHVKHSHLENQGRAHRCIFCGESFGTEVELQCHITTHSKKYNCRFCSKAFHAIVLLEKHLREKHCVFEGKAQNCGTNGSTLSGGEGQPKEDTEIQNILTNSHGPGAGGASAVETQNSHDGSEEEVDTAEPMYGCEICGASYTMESLLTNHQLRDHNIRPGESAMIKRKAEMIKGNHKCNVCSRTFFSEAGLREHMQTHLGPVKHYMCPICGERFPSLLTLTEHKVTHSKSLDTGSCRICKMPLQSEEDFLEHCQMHPDLRNSLTGFRCVVCMQTVTSTLELKIHGTFHMQKTGTMSSSQPLARNNVISQNQQSHHVQKFFKCASCLKDFRSKQDLVKMDINGLPYGLCASCVTAAGSKSSSPTVNGGRQQHQGGATTPASSAVAWVQGESLSPGDGKGKGVSSSSSSSSTSSSSAVKTRCSSCNVKFESEAELQNHVQTVHREQAGESNSGQLKTPQVSPMPRASPSQTEEKKTYQCIKCQMVFYSEWDIQVHVANHMLGSQVSGSHHQIEEGLNHECKLCSQSFDSPAKLQCHLIEHSFEGMGGTFKCPVCFTVFVQANKLQQHIFSAHGQEDKIYDCSQCPQKFFFQTELQNHTLTQHSS
- the znf521 gene encoding zinc finger protein 521 isoform X2; the protein is MSRRKQAKPRSLKEDNVTEDQHSPGQTAIPSDPEGALERVAEDGEARHLRKRLLSPEEGEEGEEEDEEPALHSCDSCRQVFESLSDLTEHKINQCQLTDGADLEDDPSCSWPASSPSSKDQTSPGHCEDYEFGEEEGGPGLPYPCQFCDKSFSRLSFLKRHEQSHGDKLPFSCTFCSRLFKHKRSRDRHVKLHTGDKKYHCGECDSAFSRSDHLKIHMKTHASNKPHKCPVCRRGFLSSSSLHGHMQVHERGKDGSSSSFSRAEEWKLKETRKCSRCEEGFDVPEELQRHIAECHPECSPLEDGGLGATLQCIYCHEPFSDEGTLLTHIDQAHSRDRKGHTCAICSEHFLSVEDLYAHMDIHQLPESSNHSNSPSMLTVGYTSVSSTTPDSNLSVDSSTMVETAPPVAKTRGRRKRAAQNASDLGGRSSKQPKVSYSCMYCNKQVFSSLAVLHIHLRTMHLDKPEQAHTCQFCLEVLPSLLNLNEHLKQVHNAEDHAALLASLPDALLQCNFCPEVLSDLNALQEHIRCSHGFPSPVAKESNAFFCPQCFMGFLTEATLEEHVRQTHCDGGSLRFDSPLAVTPKEPIVEVYSCSYCTNSPIFNSVLKLNKHIKENHKNIPLALNYINNGKKSLRTLSPSSPISVEQTSILKQGNSASRATSEFICNQCGAKYTSLDLFQTHLKTHLDGLQPQLTCPQCNKEFPNQESLLKHVTIHFTITSTYYICESCDKQFTSVDDLQKHLLDMHTFVFFRCTLCQEVFDSKVSTQLHLAVKHSNEKKVYRCTSCNWDFRHETDLQLHVKHSHLENQGRAHRCIFCGESFGTEVELQCHITTHSKKYNCRFCSKAFHAIVLLEKHLREKHCVFEGKAQNCGTNGSTLSGGEGQPKEDTEIQNILTNSHGPGAGGASAVETQNSHDGSEEEVDTAEPMYGCEICGASYTMESLLTNHQLRDHNIRPGESAMIKRKAEMIKGNHKCNVCSRTFFSEAGLREHMQTHLGPVKHYMCPICGERFPSLLTLTEHKVTHSKSLDTGSCRICKMPLQSEEDFLEHCQMHPDLRNSLTGFRCVVCMQTVTSTLELKIHGTFHMQKTGTMSSSQPLARNNVISQNQQSHHVQKFFKCASCLKDFRSKQDLVKMDINGLPYGLCASCVTAAGSKSSSPTVNGGRQQHQGGATTPASSAVAWVQGESLSPGDGKGKGVSSSSSSSSTSSSSAVKTRCSSCNVKFESEAELQNHVQTVHREQAGESNSGQLKTPQVSPMPRASPSQTEEKKTYQCIKCQMVFYSEWDIQVHVANHMLGSQVSGSHHQIEEGLNHECKLCSQSFDSPAKLQCHLIEHSFEGMGGTFKCPVCFTVFVQANKLQQHIFSAHGQEDKIYDCSQCPQKFFFQTELQNHTLTQHSS
- the znf521 gene encoding zinc finger protein 521 isoform X4 — protein: MSRRKQAKPRSLKVEDNVTEDQHSPGQTAIPSDPEGALERVAEDGEARHLRKRLLSPEEGEEGEEEDEEPALHSCDSCRQVFESLSDLTEHKINQCQLTDGADLEDDPSCSWPASSPSSKDQTSPGHCEDYEFGEEEGGPGLPYPCQFCDKSFSRLSFLKRHEQSHGDKLPFSCTFCSRLFKHKRSRDRHVKLHTGDKKYHCGECDSAFSRSDHLKIHMKTHASNKPHKCPVCRRGFLSSSSLHGHMQVHERGKDGSSSSFSRAEEWKLKETRKCSRCEEGFDVPEELQRHIAECHPECSPLEDGGLGATLQCIYCHEPFSDEGTLLTHIDQAHSRDRKGHTCAICSEHFLSVEDLYAHMDIHQLPESSNHSNSPSMLTVGYTSVSSTTPDSNLSVDSSTMVETAPPVAKTRGRRKRAAQNASDLGGRSSKQPKVSYSCMYCNKQVFSSLAVLHIHLRTMHLDKPEQAHTCQFCLEVLPSLLNLNEHLKQVHNAEDHAALLASLPDALLQCNFCPEVLSDLNALQEHIRCSHGFPSPVAKESNAFFCPQCFMGFLTEATLEEHVRQTHCDGGSLRFDSPLAVTPKEPIVEVYSCSYCTNSPIFNSVLKLNKHIKENHKNIPLALNYINNGKKSLRTLSPSSPISVEQTSILKQGNSASRATSEFICNQCGAKYTSLDLFQTHLKTHLDGLQPQLTCPQCNKEFPNQESLLKHVTIHFTITSTYYICESCDKQFTSVDDLQKHLLDMHTFVFFRCTLCQEVFDSKVSTQLHLAVKHSNEKKVYRCTSCNWDFRHETDLQLHVKHSHLENQGRAHRCIFCGESFGTEVELQCHITTHSKKYNCRFCSKAFHAIVLLEKHLREKHCVFEGKAQNCGTNGSTLSGGEGQPKEDTEIQNILTNSHGPGAGGASAVETQNSHDGSEEEVDTAEPMYGCEICGASYTMESLLTNHQLRDHNIRPGESAMIKRKAEMIKGNHKCNVCSRTFFSEAGLREHMQTHLGPVKHYMCPICGERFPSLLTLTEHKVTHSKSLDTGSCRICKMPLQSEEDFLEHCQMHPDLRNSLTGFRCVVCMQTVTSTLELKIHGTFHMQKTGTMSSSQPLARNNVISQNQQSHHVQKFFKCASCLKDFRSKQDLVKMDINGLPYGLCASCVTAAGSKSSSPTVNGGRQQHQGGATTPASSAVAWVQGESLSPGDGKGKGVSSSSSSSSTSSSSAVKTRCSSCNVKFESEAELQNHVQTVHREQAGESNSGQLKTPQVSPMPRASPSQTEEKKTYQCIKCQMVFYSEWDIQVHVANHMLEEGLNHECKLCSQSFDSPAKLQCHLIEHSFEGMGGTFKCPVCFTVFVQANKLQQHIFSAHGQEDKIYDCSQCPQKFFFQTELQNHTLTQHSS
- the znf521 gene encoding zinc finger protein 521 isoform X3, with the protein product MSRRKQAKPRSLKVEDNVTEDQHSPGQTAIPSDPEGALERVAEDGEARHLRKRLLSPEEGEEGEEEDEEPALHSCDSCRQVFESLSDLTEHKINQCQLTDGADLEDDPSCSWPASSPSSKDQTSPGHCEDYEFGEEEGGPGLPYPCQFCDKSFSRLSFLKRHEQSHGDKLPFSCTFCSRLFKHKRSRDRHVKLHTGDKKYHCGECDSAFSRSDHLKIHMKTHASNKPHKCPVCRRGFLSSSSLHGHMQVHERGKDGSSSSFSRAEEWKLKETRKCSRCEEGFDVPEELQRHIAECHPECSPLEDGGLGATLQCIYCHEPFSDEGTLLTHIDQAHSRDRKGHTCAICSEHFLSVEDLYAHMDIHQLPESSNHSNSPSMLTVGYTSVSSTTPDSNLSVDSSTMVETAPPVAKTRGRRKRAAQNASDLGGRSSKQPKVSYSCMYCNKQVFSSLAVLHIHLRTMHLDKPEQAHTCQFCLEVLPSLLNLNEHLKQVHNAEDHAALLASLPDALLQCNFCPEVLSDLNALQEHIRCSHGFPSPVAKESNAFFCPQCFMGFLTEATLEEHVRQTHCDGGSLRFDSPLAVTPKEPIVEVYSCSYCTNSPIFNSVLKLNKHIKENHKNIPLALNYINNGKKSLRTLSPSSPISVEQTSILKQGNSASRATSEFICNQCGAKYTSLDLFQTHLKTHLDGLQPQLTCPQCNKEFPNQESLLKHVTIHFTITSTYYICESCDKQFTSVDDLQKHLLDMHTFVFFRCTLCQEVFDSKVSTQLHLAVKHSNEKKVYRCTSCNWDFRHETDLQLHVKHSHLENQGRAHRCIFCGESFGTEVELQCHITTHSKKYNCRFCSKAFHAIVLLEKHLREKHCVFEGKAQNCGTNGSTLSGGEGQPKEDTEIQNILTNSHGPGAGGASAVETQNSHDGSEEEVDTAEPMYGCEICGASYTMESLLTNHQLRDHNIRPGESAMIKRKAEMIKGNHKCNVCSRTFFSEAGLREHMQTHLGPVKHYMCPICGERFPSLLTLTEHKVTHSKSLDTGSCRICKMPLQSEEDFLEHCQMHPDLRNSLTGFRCVVCMQTVTSTLELKIHGTFHMQKTGTMSSSQPLARNNVISQNQQSHHVQKFFKCASCLKDFRSKQDLVKMDINGLPYGLCASCVTAAGSKSSSPTVNGGRQQHQGGATTPASSAVAWVQGESLSPGDGKGKGVSSSSSSSSTSSSSAVKTRCSSCNVKFESEAELQNHVQTVHREQAGESNSGQLKTPQVSPMPRASPSQTEEKTYQCIKCQMVFYSEWDIQVHVANHMLGSQVSGSHHQIEEGLNHECKLCSQSFDSPAKLQCHLIEHSFEGMGGTFKCPVCFTVFVQANKLQQHIFSAHGQEDKIYDCSQCPQKFFFQTELQNHTLTQHSS
- the znf521 gene encoding zinc finger protein 521 isoform X5, with translation MSRRKQAKPRSLKVEDNVTEDQHSPGQTAIPSDPEGALERVAEDGEARHLRKRLLSPEEGEEGEEEDEEPALHSCDSCRQVFESLSDLTEHKINQCQLTDGADLEDDPSCSWPASSPSSKDQTSPGHCEDYEFGEEEGGPGLPYPCQFCDKSFSRLSFLKRHEQSHGDKLPFSCTFCSRLFKHKRSRDRHVKLHTGDKKYHCGECDSAFSRSDHLKIHMKTHASNKPHKCPVCRRGFLSSSSLHGHMQVHERGKDGSSSSFSRAEEWKLKETRKCSRCEEGFDVPEELQRHIAECHPECSPLEDGGLGATLQCIYCHEPFSDEGTLLTHIDQAHSRDRKGHTCAICSEHFLSVEDLYAHMDIHQLPESSNHSNSPSMLTVGYTSVSSTTPDSNLSVDSSTMVETAPPVAKTRGRRKRAAQNASDLGGRSSKQPKVSYSCMYCNKQVFSSLAVLHIHLRTMHLDKPEQAHTCQFCLEVLPSLLNLNEHLKQVHNAEDHAALLASLPDALLQCNFCPEVLSDLNALQEHIRCSHGFPSPVAKESNAFFCPQCFMGFLTEATLEEHVRQTHCDGGSLRFDSPLAVTPKEPIVEVYSCSYCTNSPIFNSVLKLNKHIKENHKNIPLALNYINNGKKSLRTLSPSSPISVEQTSILKQGNSASRATSEFICNQCGAKYTSLDLFQTHLKTHLDGLQPQLTCPQCNKEFPNQESLLKHVTIHFTITSTYYICESCDKQFTSVDDLQKHLLDMHTFVFFRCTLCQEVFDSKVSTQLHLAVKHSNEKKVYRCTSCNWDFRHETDLQLHVKHSHLENQGRAHRCIFCGESFGTEVELQCHITTHSKKYNCRFCSKAFHAIVLLEKHLREKHCVFEGKAQNCGTNGSTLSGGEGQPKEDTEIQNILTNSHGPGAGGASAVETQNSHDGSEEEVDTAEPMYGCEICGASYTMESLLTNHQLRDHNIRPGESAMIKRKAEMIKGNHKCNVCSRTFFSEAGLREHMQTHLGPVKHYMCPICGERFPSLLTLTEHKVTHSKSLDTGSCRICKMPLQSEEDFLEHCQMHPDLRNSLTGFRCVVCMQTVTSTLELKIHGTFHMQKTGTMSSSQPLARNNVISQNQQSHHVQKFFKCASCLKDFRSKQDLVKMDINGLPYGLCASCVTAAGSKSSSPTVNGGRQQHQGGATTPASSAVAWVQGESLSPGDGKGKGVSSSSSSSSTSSSSAVKTRCSSCNVKFESEAELQNHVQTVHREQAGESNSGQLKTPQVSPMPRASPSQTEEKTYQCIKCQMVFYSEWDIQVHVANHMLEEGLNHECKLCSQSFDSPAKLQCHLIEHSFEGMGGTFKCPVCFTVFVQANKLQQHIFSAHGQEDKIYDCSQCPQKFFFQTELQNHTLTQHSS